In Urechidicola croceus, a single window of DNA contains:
- a CDS encoding TonB-dependent receptor — MPLSKTLGFLYFLALSISCIAQNEENALIKGSVKTAKGESLYGATVIIEKLTKGATSNDNGNYSLKNIPNGTYTITASFIGYNDVSNKITINSLQKIYNLDFILTEKSEGLNEILVYGKSKAKKIETKGFAVNAIEMKEIENQSIQVVEILDQSAGVRIRQTGGLGSRINYNINGLSGHSIRIFIDNIPIQNYGPSFSLSSIPTSMIERIEIYKGVVPAELGSDALGGAINVVLNQSGKNTLNATYSYGSFNTHQISVNGSYRNKENGFTVKGSTFYNYTDNSYKVWGNEVYITDIETGEITYVTAKRFHDAYESKGVKLDIGFTDLKWADQIFLGLVVSDMDKDVQTGATMESVYGNRKGKQNTLMGNLTYNKKDFLTKNLDINLFASYSDLTRKTIDTIPLKYNWNGELTPDFWDVTDGEWLEHLTGAEGNSPTLNRNYEKTYASRTNLVYQLAKNHKIGANFMLTDFKRNSYDPLLDENIRELLDTRFLNKNILGLTYELNALERKLKTSIFFKYYNQNVSVEKPENVSGQSEPIITKFEKKVNEKGYGIATSYQVNPVFQIMTSLEDAVRLPETHELFGNDIENTDENYALGSERSMNLNLGFNIGPFNFNKHRVSLNTNLFYRDTKDKIKLDVKNDQTAETSNYINQDSFLSTGFDSELIYGYDDKLNATLGVSVFNSKFNTKYNALGEPYQWYKNRERNAPYFTINSNIKYNLKDALKKNSKTEIYYNLGYVHEFYRDWSSLGGSGKDVIPTQLVNDLGIAYTLPKNKLTVSIDAKNIFNEQVFDNYALQKPGRAFYLKLNCKIL, encoded by the coding sequence ATGCCATTATCAAAAACCTTAGGATTTTTATATTTTCTAGCACTCTCAATTTCTTGTATTGCTCAAAATGAGGAGAATGCCTTGATTAAAGGAAGTGTTAAAACTGCTAAAGGAGAAAGTCTTTATGGTGCAACAGTAATAATAGAGAAATTAACTAAAGGAGCTACATCTAATGATAATGGAAATTATTCTTTAAAAAATATTCCAAATGGTACATATACAATTACCGCTTCTTTTATTGGATATAATGATGTTTCAAATAAAATAACAATCAATTCTCTTCAAAAAATATATAACCTTGATTTTATCCTTACTGAAAAAAGTGAGGGTTTAAATGAAATACTTGTATATGGAAAATCAAAGGCAAAAAAAATTGAAACTAAAGGTTTTGCTGTTAATGCAATAGAAATGAAAGAAATAGAAAATCAATCTATTCAAGTAGTTGAAATATTAGATCAATCGGCTGGTGTTAGAATTAGACAAACTGGAGGGTTAGGATCTAGAATTAACTATAATATTAACGGTTTATCTGGCCACTCTATTAGAATTTTTATAGATAATATACCAATACAAAACTATGGGCCATCGTTTTCTTTAAGTAGTATACCAACTTCAATGATTGAACGTATTGAAATTTATAAAGGAGTAGTACCTGCAGAACTCGGTAGTGATGCTCTTGGTGGTGCTATAAACGTTGTGCTTAACCAATCTGGTAAAAACACATTAAACGCCACTTATTCTTATGGGTCATTCAATACACATCAAATAAGCGTTAATGGTAGTTACAGAAATAAAGAGAATGGATTTACAGTTAAAGGCTCTACTTTTTATAATTATACAGATAATAGTTATAAGGTTTGGGGAAATGAAGTTTATATAACAGATATTGAAACTGGAGAAATAACTTATGTAACAGCTAAACGTTTTCATGATGCTTATGAATCTAAAGGTGTAAAACTAGATATTGGCTTTACAGATTTAAAATGGGCAGATCAAATATTTTTGGGCTTAGTAGTATCAGATATGGATAAAGACGTGCAAACTGGTGCAACAATGGAATCTGTATACGGTAATAGAAAAGGAAAACAAAATACTTTGATGGGTAACCTTACCTACAATAAAAAAGATTTTTTGACCAAAAACTTAGATATAAATCTATTTGCATCTTATTCTGATCTAACGCGAAAAACAATTGATACAATTCCTCTTAAATATAATTGGAATGGAGAGTTAACTCCCGATTTTTGGGATGTTACAGATGGTGAATGGTTGGAGCATTTAACTGGCGCTGAAGGAAACAGCCCAACATTAAATAGAAACTATGAAAAAACATATGCATCAAGAACAAATTTAGTTTATCAATTAGCCAAAAATCATAAAATAGGAGCAAATTTTATGCTCACAGATTTTAAAAGAAATTCTTATGATCCACTTTTAGACGAAAATATTAGAGAATTATTAGATACACGTTTTTTAAATAAAAATATTCTTGGCTTAACTTATGAATTAAACGCTCTAGAAAGGAAATTAAAAACATCAATATTCTTTAAGTATTACAACCAGAATGTAAGTGTGGAAAAACCTGAAAATGTATCTGGACAATCAGAACCTATAATCACAAAATTTGAAAAGAAAGTAAATGAAAAGGGGTATGGTATTGCTACGTCATATCAAGTTAATCCTGTATTTCAAATAATGACATCGCTAGAAGATGCTGTGCGCTTACCAGAAACACATGAACTTTTTGGGAATGATATAGAAAACACAGATGAAAATTATGCTTTAGGATCAGAAAGAAGTATGAATTTAAATTTAGGTTTCAATATTGGTCCGTTCAATTTTAATAAACACAGAGTAAGTCTTAATACAAATTTATTTTACAGAGATACAAAGGATAAAATAAAACTAGATGTGAAAAATGATCAAACTGCAGAAACTTCAAATTATATTAATCAAGATAGTTTTTTAAGTACTGGATTTGATTCTGAATTAATATACGGTTATGATGATAAGTTAAATGCAACTCTTGGTGTTTCAGTTTTTAATTCAAAATTTAATACAAAATATAACGCACTTGGAGAACCGTATCAATGGTATAAAAATAGAGAGCGAAACGCACCATATTTTACAATAAATTCTAATATAAAATACAATCTCAAAGATGCTTTAAAGAAAAATTCTAAAACTGAAATTTATTACAATTTGGGTTATGTACATGAATTTTATAGAGATTGGTCTAGCCTTGGAGGATCGGGAAAAGATGTTATACCAACACAATTAGTAAACGATTTAGGTATTGCATATACATTACCTAAAAACAAACTAACAGTAAGTATTGATGCTAAAAATATTTTTAACGAACAAGTGTTCGATAATTATGCCTTACAAAAACCCGGGAGGGCTTTTTACTTAAAACTCAATTGTAAAATATTATAA
- a CDS encoding Tll0287-like domain-containing protein, whose amino-acid sequence MKKIIIFLIGILILGSCNTDKKSNYVQKQEVIEDVKDTLLTHPGKIIMQTKCYVCHNPSANHDLLIAPPMVAVKSHYFNENITKKEFTNAIWEFVKKPSEEKSKMKGAVNRFGIMPYQSFSEEEIKLIAEYMYEYKIDEPKWFKKHIEEESRGKMKYFNGGKVESKMNSSKIKTSKEIGLEYVNKTKKELGKNLMGTIQKKGTLEAIKFCNKKAYPITDSMAVVQNAVIKRVSDKPRNKENKANLKELKIIDTFKKLIIHTGEYEPIVEEINSEVQFYYPIITNSMCLQCHGTPNKDIEPDAMQIIKQLYPEDKAIGYDVNEVRGIWSISYKN is encoded by the coding sequence ATGAAAAAGATAATAATATTTTTAATTGGCATATTAATTCTGGGTAGTTGTAATACTGATAAAAAAAGTAATTATGTTCAGAAGCAAGAAGTAATTGAAGATGTTAAAGATACTCTATTGACACATCCAGGAAAGATAATAATGCAAACAAAGTGTTATGTATGCCACAATCCATCTGCAAATCATGACCTTTTAATTGCCCCACCAATGGTTGCAGTAAAGTCGCATTATTTTAACGAAAATATTACAAAGAAAGAGTTCACCAATGCTATTTGGGAATTTGTTAAAAAACCTTCAGAAGAAAAGTCTAAAATGAAAGGTGCAGTAAATCGTTTTGGAATAATGCCTTATCAATCATTTAGTGAAGAAGAAATCAAACTTATTGCAGAATATATGTATGAATATAAAATTGATGAACCAAAATGGTTTAAAAAGCATATTGAAGAGGAAAGTAGGGGTAAAATGAAGTATTTTAATGGTGGAAAAGTAGAAAGTAAAATGAATTCCTCAAAAATAAAAACTTCAAAAGAAATAGGTCTGGAATATGTAAATAAGACTAAAAAAGAGTTGGGTAAAAATTTGATGGGAACTATTCAAAAAAAAGGAACACTTGAAGCGATAAAATTTTGTAATAAAAAAGCCTATCCAATAACTGATAGTATGGCTGTTGTTCAAAACGCAGTGATTAAACGAGTTTCAGATAAACCACGTAATAAAGAAAATAAAGCAAACTTAAAGGAATTAAAAATTATAGATACATTTAAAAAGTTGATAATACATACAGGAGAGTATGAGCCAATTGTAGAAGAAATTAATAGTGAGGTTCAATTCTATTACCCAATTATTACCAATTCAATGTGCTTGCAGTGTCATGGTACACCAAACAAAGATATTGAACCAGATGCTATGCAGATAATAAAACAGTTATATCCAGAAGATAAGGCTATTGGGTATGATGTTAATGAAGTAAGAGGAATTTGGAGTATTTCGTATAAAAATTAA
- a CDS encoding helix-turn-helix domain-containing protein — protein MKTTEKSSIFDHGVFIKNDPEDLKIIDLLDFKEVLKNNKTEREFTNILKKANRINHEIEISHDFPLFKLHFQLNGNYEFCLKTIGSSKYKITEGYCNLFYLPNTKTKYKQIKQSGKSIEIIFSKTYLEQVIGNAYKEVFSKHEVTKSINKPFLLWKKNQVISLNLYNIIDDITNCKYNGSFKKPYLEAKIKELLIVILSDSNTKENKVLKKEIVKEDYDKISELENYIQSNLNKTLTINELAIFAGMNTSKLKQQFKIVYNSTVFKYITEQRMLKAKQLIINKNYSIKEASYKVGYKNPQHFTAAFKKLYNYLPSKLTDY, from the coding sequence ATGAAAACCACAGAAAAGAGTTCAATATTTGATCATGGGGTTTTCATAAAAAACGACCCTGAAGATCTTAAAATTATAGATTTACTTGACTTCAAAGAAGTTTTAAAAAACAATAAAACAGAAAGAGAATTTACAAATATTTTAAAAAAAGCAAATCGAATTAATCATGAAATTGAGATATCTCATGATTTTCCTTTATTTAAACTCCATTTTCAATTAAATGGTAATTATGAATTTTGTTTAAAAACAATAGGTAGTTCTAAATATAAAATTACTGAAGGTTATTGTAATTTATTTTATCTACCAAACACAAAAACTAAATACAAGCAAATAAAACAGTCAGGAAAAAGTATAGAAATTATTTTTTCTAAAACTTATTTAGAACAAGTAATTGGTAATGCATATAAAGAAGTATTCTCTAAACATGAAGTTACAAAAAGCATAAATAAACCATTTTTATTATGGAAAAAAAATCAAGTAATTTCACTTAATTTGTATAATATTATAGATGATATTACAAATTGTAAATATAATGGTAGTTTTAAAAAGCCATATTTAGAAGCCAAAATAAAGGAACTTTTAATAGTTATATTATCTGATTCAAATACAAAAGAAAACAAAGTTCTTAAAAAAGAAATTGTAAAAGAGGATTATGATAAAATTTCAGAATTAGAAAATTACATTCAATCTAATTTAAATAAAACATTAACGATTAATGAACTAGCTATTTTTGCTGGTATGAATACTTCAAAATTAAAACAACAGTTTAAAATTGTTTACAATTCAACCGTGTTCAAATACATAACAGAACAAAGGATGCTAAAAGCAAAACAACTAATAATCAATAAAAATTATTCAATTAAAGAAGCATCTTATAAAGTAGGTTATAAAAACCCTCAACATTTTACTGCCGCTTTTAAAAAGTTATATAATTATTTACCTAGTAAACTCACGGATTATTAG
- a CDS encoding cytochrome ubiquinol oxidase subunit I → MEDMLFYDRMQFAFTITFHYLFPQLTMGLSLMIVYFKWKYLRTKIDKYNESAKFWMKIFALNFAMGVVTGIPMEFQFGTNWAKFSELTGGIIGQTLAMEGMFSFFLESSFLGLFIFGEKLLGHKLHFLTSLMVFIGSWASGFLIIATHSWMQHPVGYEVLENGKFVLNNFSALFSNVWLWPSYLHNQAASLVTASFVVAAVGAFYLLNNKHNEFGKIFVKTGVIFGLISSLIVAFPTGDLVAKNVVKYQPVTFAAMEGIFETEEGGSEIILIGQPNVQEKKLDNKIAVPNILSFLTYQQWDAEIKGLNEFKEEDYPTNIPGLYYAYHIMVGLGTIFIGLMLLAAVQLFRKKLYKTKWILWSLMFMLPFPYIANTTGWYTAELGRQPWLVYNLLRTADGASPTVSSGNTLFTLLGFIGLYLLLGLLFLILAGKIINKGPQLIKH, encoded by the coding sequence ATGGAAGATATGCTCTTTTACGATAGAATGCAATTTGCATTTACTATCACATTTCACTATTTATTTCCACAATTAACTATGGGCTTATCCTTAATGATTGTCTATTTTAAATGGAAATATTTAAGGACTAAAATCGATAAGTATAACGAGTCAGCAAAATTTTGGATGAAAATTTTCGCATTAAATTTTGCAATGGGAGTTGTTACAGGAATTCCAATGGAATTTCAATTTGGTACGAATTGGGCAAAATTTTCTGAACTTACGGGAGGGATTATTGGTCAAACTCTTGCTATGGAAGGTATGTTTTCATTCTTTTTAGAGTCATCTTTTCTGGGATTATTCATTTTTGGAGAAAAATTATTAGGTCATAAACTTCATTTTTTAACTAGTCTTATGGTGTTTATAGGTTCTTGGGCTAGTGGTTTTTTGATAATTGCTACCCATTCATGGATGCAGCATCCAGTAGGTTATGAAGTTTTAGAAAATGGAAAGTTTGTACTTAATAATTTTAGTGCTTTGTTTTCCAATGTATGGTTATGGCCTTCATATTTGCACAATCAGGCAGCATCTTTAGTTACTGCATCATTTGTAGTTGCAGCAGTTGGAGCATTTTATTTGTTAAATAATAAGCATAATGAATTTGGAAAAATATTTGTGAAAACAGGAGTTATTTTTGGTTTAATTTCAAGTTTGATTGTTGCATTTCCTACTGGAGATTTAGTTGCAAAAAATGTAGTAAAATATCAGCCAGTAACTTTTGCTGCTATGGAAGGTATATTTGAAACTGAAGAAGGTGGTTCTGAAATAATTTTAATAGGTCAACCAAATGTTCAAGAGAAAAAATTAGATAATAAAATAGCTGTTCCTAATATTTTAAGTTTTTTAACTTACCAACAATGGGATGCAGAAATAAAAGGATTAAACGAATTTAAAGAAGAAGATTATCCAACAAATATTCCTGGATTGTATTATGCTTATCATATAATGGTAGGTTTAGGAACAATTTTTATAGGATTAATGTTATTGGCAGCAGTTCAATTATTTAGAAAAAAATTATACAAAACAAAATGGATTTTATGGTCCTTAATGTTTATGTTACCATTTCCATACATTGCAAATACAACAGGTTGGTATACTGCCGAACTAGGAAGACAACCTTGGTTGGTTTACAATTTATTAAGAACTGCAGATGGAGCATCACCAACAGTATCTTCAGGTAATACATTATTCACTTTACTAGGTTTTATAGGTTTATATTTATTATTAGGCTTATTATTTTTAATTCTAGCAGGTAAAATTATCAATAAAGGACCACAACTTATAAAACACTAA
- the cydB gene encoding cytochrome d ubiquinol oxidase subunit II has protein sequence MELFWYIVLMTMLAVYVILDGYDFGAGIIHLFFAKTEKDKKAITNAIGPFWDANEVWLIASGGVLFFAFPTLYASSFSGFYLPLIIILWLLIFRAIGLELRGQIHNKMWEIIWDKAFGVASLLLALFFGVALGNVVRGVNLGNVVNGVSTQEAHYFFLPLWNPTFSPQAEQLGIIDWFTLLLGVIGVVALTIHGANWIIFKTNSDLNPKLRKVVFNLNFVLLALVIISLLVWHVIEPKPFHNFVENPLLWIFPLITFTGLFGLFKVKSFKKDGLGFLFSSLFLFGGLTSTVASIFPKVLPSTNTINPDLTIYNVAADEYGLSVGVYWFAIAAVLVVVYFTIQYKVFKGKMDNVGYGEH, from the coding sequence ATGGAATTATTTTGGTATATAGTTTTAATGACTATGTTAGCCGTTTATGTAATATTAGATGGTTATGATTTTGGAGCAGGAATTATTCATTTATTCTTTGCAAAAACTGAAAAAGATAAAAAAGCAATTACAAATGCTATTGGCCCTTTTTGGGATGCTAATGAAGTTTGGCTTATTGCTTCTGGAGGGGTTTTATTTTTTGCATTTCCAACACTTTATGCTTCGTCGTTTAGTGGATTCTATTTACCGCTAATTATAATATTATGGTTGCTTATTTTTAGAGCAATAGGATTAGAATTACGAGGGCAGATTCATAATAAAATGTGGGAGATTATTTGGGATAAAGCTTTTGGTGTTGCAAGTTTGCTATTAGCTTTGTTTTTTGGAGTTGCTTTAGGTAATGTTGTAAGAGGTGTAAATTTAGGTAATGTAGTTAATGGAGTTTCTACTCAAGAAGCCCATTATTTCTTTTTGCCTTTATGGAATCCAACTTTTAGCCCACAGGCAGAACAACTAGGTATAATTGATTGGTTTACCTTATTACTTGGAGTTATAGGGGTAGTTGCATTAACTATTCATGGAGCAAATTGGATTATTTTTAAAACCAATTCCGATTTAAACCCTAAACTCCGTAAAGTAGTATTTAACCTTAATTTTGTGCTATTGGCTTTAGTAATCATTTCATTATTAGTTTGGCATGTAATAGAACCAAAACCTTTCCATAATTTTGTTGAAAACCCTCTCTTATGGATATTTCCCTTAATCACTTTTACTGGATTATTTGGGTTGTTTAAAGTAAAATCTTTTAAAAAGGATGGTTTAGGCTTTTTGTTTTCATCTCTATTTTTATTTGGAGGATTAACATCAACAGTTGCTTCAATTTTTCCCAAAGTGTTACCATCAACAAATACCATAAATCCAGATCTCACAATTTATAATGTTGCTGCCGATGAATATGGATTATCTGTAGGTGTATACTGGTTTGCAATAGCTGCAGTATTAGTTGTTGTTTATTTCACAATTCAATATAAGGTATTTAAGGGTAAGATGGATAATGTGGGCTATGGTGAACACTAA
- a CDS encoding heavy-metal-associated domain-containing protein, which translates to MRAHIKVQNLKCGGCEKTIITKLSPHNNISDVLVDIETSIVSFEVKNQDDVILAKEKLRFLGYPTVDDQNTVISKVKSIVSCATGKITS; encoded by the coding sequence ATGAGAGCACATATAAAAGTACAAAATCTAAAATGCGGCGGCTGTGAAAAAACAATAATTACCAAACTTTCACCACATAATAATATTTCAGATGTTTTGGTTGATATAGAAACTTCTATTGTTTCTTTTGAAGTTAAAAACCAAGATGATGTAATTCTAGCAAAGGAAAAATTAAGATTTTTGGGTTATCCTACTGTTGATGATCAGAATACTGTTATTTCAAAAGTTAAATCTATAGTGAGTTGTGCAACTGGTAAAATAACATCGTGA